Proteins from a genomic interval of Halomonas alkaliantarctica:
- the iolE gene encoding myo-inosose-2 dehydratase: MPTVTLGINPLTWTNDDLPSLGGATPLETCLKEGREAGFSGFELGNKFPRTPDALNQVLSAHDLVLVSGWYSARLLERTPEEEIEAIQDHMNLLKQCGAKVMVLCEVTHCVHGDQERPLSQRPYLSEADWQRLLHGLEVVGDYLKSQGIQLVYHHHLGTVIESQADVERLMDNTGEGVGLLLDFGHLRGAGGDPLAIAKRYSQRIHHVHCKDLRFPVLDAVRNRDKSFLNGVLDGLFTVPGDGNVDFLPALTHLCEQGYQGWLVVEAEQDPEVAHPLTYARLGYRNLRQLAEQAGFDVAS; this comes from the coding sequence ATGCCAACGGTTACTTTAGGCATCAACCCGCTCACCTGGACGAACGATGACTTGCCCAGCCTGGGCGGCGCAACACCACTGGAAACCTGTTTGAAAGAGGGCCGCGAAGCAGGCTTTAGCGGCTTTGAACTGGGTAACAAGTTCCCCCGCACGCCCGACGCCTTGAATCAGGTGCTTAGCGCCCACGACTTGGTGCTTGTGTCGGGCTGGTACTCCGCGCGCTTGCTGGAACGCACTCCTGAAGAAGAGATTGAAGCCATTCAGGATCACATGAACCTGCTCAAGCAGTGTGGCGCCAAGGTCATGGTGCTGTGCGAAGTGACCCACTGTGTACACGGCGATCAGGAACGCCCGCTCTCCCAGCGTCCGTACCTCTCCGAGGCTGATTGGCAGCGCCTGCTGCATGGCCTGGAGGTAGTCGGCGACTACCTGAAATCCCAGGGCATTCAGTTGGTGTATCACCACCACTTAGGCACGGTGATCGAAAGCCAAGCCGACGTTGAACGCTTAATGGACAACACCGGTGAAGGCGTAGGTCTGCTGCTTGATTTTGGTCATTTGCGCGGTGCTGGCGGCGACCCACTCGCCATCGCCAAACGCTACAGCCAGCGTATCCACCATGTGCACTGCAAAGACCTGCGTTTCCCGGTGCTGGATGCGGTGCGCAACCGCGACAAAAGCTTTTTAAACGGCGTGTTAGACGGCCTATTTACGGTGCCGGGGGATGGCAATGTGGATTTCCTGCCTGCCTTAACCCACCTGTGCGAACAGGGCTACCAGGGGTGGTTAGTGGTTGAAGCCGAACAAGACCCGGAAGTCGCCCACCCACTGACATACGCCCGCCTGGGTTACCGCAACTTGCGTCAACTTGCCGAGCAGGCAGGCTTCGACGTTGCCAGCTAA
- a CDS encoding CoA-acylating methylmalonate-semialdehyde dehydrogenase — MQTLSHYLNGQLSAGQSQRTSPVYNPATGEQSAQVALATADETREAVRIADEAFIAWSKTSPLKRSRILFKFKALVEEHTDELARLISSEHGKVFSDAKGEVTRGLEVVEFACGIPHLQKGEHSMNVGSGVDSYSMMQPLGVCTGISPFNFPAMVPMWMFPIALACGNTFVMKPSEKDPSTPLRLAELLKEAGLPDGVFNVVNGDKEAVDVLLTDERIQAVSFVGSTPIAEYIYATASAHGKRVQALGGAKNHMVIMPDADLDQAVGALMGAAYGSAGERCMAISVAVPVGEETANRLREKLVAELDKLTVGPGLVDGPDNDMGPLITREHRDKVAGYIQTGVDEGAELVVDGRQTTIDGAGDGYFIGGTLFDHVTPSMRIHSEEIFGPVLAIARVASFDEAVSMINAHEYGNGTAIFTRDGDAARQYCEQIQVGMVGVNVPIPVPMAFHSFGGWKRSLFGPLHMHGPDGVRFYTRMKTITQRWPSGIREETNHFTMPTM, encoded by the coding sequence ATGCAAACGTTATCCCACTATCTTAATGGTCAGCTCTCCGCCGGTCAGAGCCAGCGCACTTCGCCGGTTTATAATCCAGCCACCGGTGAGCAGAGCGCCCAGGTGGCGCTGGCCACCGCTGACGAAACACGCGAAGCGGTGCGTATCGCCGATGAGGCTTTTATCGCCTGGTCAAAAACCTCGCCGCTGAAGCGTTCGCGTATCCTGTTTAAGTTCAAGGCGCTGGTTGAGGAGCATACCGATGAGCTGGCGCGACTGATTTCCAGTGAACACGGCAAGGTGTTTTCTGACGCCAAAGGCGAAGTGACCCGCGGCCTGGAAGTGGTCGAGTTTGCCTGCGGCATTCCCCACCTGCAGAAGGGCGAGCACTCAATGAACGTTGGTAGCGGCGTGGATAGCTACTCGATGATGCAGCCGCTGGGCGTGTGCACAGGTATCTCGCCGTTCAACTTCCCCGCCATGGTGCCCATGTGGATGTTCCCCATCGCCCTGGCCTGCGGCAACACCTTCGTCATGAAGCCTTCAGAAAAAGACCCCTCTACGCCGCTGCGCCTAGCCGAGCTGCTTAAAGAAGCGGGTCTGCCGGATGGTGTCTTTAATGTCGTCAATGGTGATAAAGAAGCGGTGGACGTTCTGCTCACCGATGAACGTATCCAGGCAGTCAGCTTTGTGGGTTCCACGCCCATCGCCGAGTACATCTACGCTACCGCATCAGCCCATGGCAAGCGCGTTCAGGCGTTGGGCGGTGCTAAAAACCACATGGTGATCATGCCCGATGCGGATCTCGATCAAGCCGTAGGAGCCCTCATGGGCGCGGCCTATGGCTCGGCAGGCGAGCGCTGCATGGCGATTTCGGTGGCCGTACCGGTGGGCGAAGAGACCGCCAACCGCCTGCGTGAAAAACTGGTGGCCGAACTGGATAAATTGACGGTCGGGCCTGGCCTGGTCGATGGGCCAGACAACGATATGGGGCCGCTGATCACCCGCGAGCACCGCGACAAAGTGGCGGGCTATATACAAACCGGCGTGGATGAAGGCGCCGAGCTAGTGGTTGACGGTCGCCAGACCACGATTGACGGCGCAGGCGATGGCTACTTCATCGGCGGCACCCTGTTTGACCATGTGACGCCCAGCATGCGTATTCACTCCGAGGAGATCTTCGGCCCGGTGCTGGCGATTGCTCGCGTGGCGAGCTTCGACGAAGCGGTCAGCATGATCAACGCCCACGAATACGGCAACGGCACGGCGATCTTTACCCGCGATGGCGATGCGGCGCGTCAGTACTGCGAGCAGATCCAGGTCGGCATGGTCGGCGTCAACGTACCGATCCCGGTACCCATGGCGTTCCACAGCTTCGGGGGCTGGAAGCGCTCGCTGTTTGGCCCGCTGCATATGCACGGCCCCGACGGTGTACGTTTCTACACTCGCATGAAAACCATCACCCAGCGCTGGCCCAGCGGTATTCGTGAAGAGACCAATCACTTCACCATGCCGACCATGTAA